A DNA window from Primulina tabacum isolate GXHZ01 chromosome 12, ASM2559414v2, whole genome shotgun sequence contains the following coding sequences:
- the LOC142520311 gene encoding uncharacterized protein LOC142520311, producing the protein MSWRNHLSVILDQIKLTGPNYLDLLRNLKIVLNYEKIAYVFTKAPPKTAATNAPTEELDKLEKWLYHDLQAKSYMLASISDELQMRFQDAVNATGIYGHMQELRGEQTHPLRNVTVKELMKSRLRYGASVHGHGVRMIGLIKKLVGMDLVIPNELFKNILLLSLPSLFDGFLVNFNMNKLEGSLEELVNLLTGYEGTIKRENLVFLLSSSFGTKKDPKGK; encoded by the coding sequence ATGTCGTGGCGAAATcatttatctgttatactcGATCAAATCAAGCTAACCGGACCAAATTACCTAGACTTGCTGAggaatttaaaaattgttttaaattatgagAAAATAGCATATGTGTTCACAAAAGCGCCTCCGAAAACGGCTGCTACCAATGCCCCTACTGAGGAATTGGATAAACTTGAGAAATGGTTATACCATGATTTGCAAGCTAAGAGCTATATGCTGGCTTCTATATCAGATGAGTTACAAATGAGGTTTCAGGATGCTGTAAATGCTACCGGCATTTACGgtcacatgcaagagttgcgtGGTGAACAAACACATCCATTAAGAAATGTTACTGTCAAggagctcatgaagtcacgcctGCGATATGGGGCCTCAGTCCATGGGCATGGTGTgaggatgattgggctcatcAAGAAACTAGTGGGCATGGACCTTGTTATTCCAAATGAATTATTCAAGAACATTCTACTATTGTCATTACCGTCGTTGTTTGATGGGTTTTTGGTaaacttcaatatgaacaagctgGAGGGCAGTCTTGAAGAGCTGGTCAACTTGCTTACTGGCTATGAAGGCACCATCAAAAGGGAAAATCTTGTTTTCCTATTAAGCTCTTCATTTGGGACGAAGAAAGACCCAAAAGGAAAGTGA